The following coding sequences lie in one Natrarchaeobius halalkaliphilus genomic window:
- a CDS encoding DNA topoisomerase I, with amino-acid sequence MELIITEKDNAARRIADILSGGTFDSSRENGVNVYEWGGKRCVGLSGHVVGVDFPAEYSDWRDVEPVELIDARIEKTATKENIVATLRILARKATRATIATDYDREGELIGKEAYEIVRDANEDVPIRRVRFSSITENEVQSAFDEPDELDFDLAAAGEARQIIDLVWGAALTRFLSLSSGQLGNDFISVGRVQSPTLKLIVDREREIEAFDPEEYWELFGDLQKADEDDAFESQYFYRDEDDNEAERVWDEATAEEVYDTLSSHDAATAVDVTRRTRTDTPPTPFNTTQFIRAAGSLGYSAKRAMSIAEDLYTTGYITYPRTDNTVYPDDLEPEDLLDEFVGHPTLGESAESLLEADEISPTRGDEETTDHPPIHPTGEIPARGDVSDDEWEVFELVVRRFYATVADAAVWEHLKVVASVADCRLKANGKRLVESGYHDVYPYFSTTENYVPDVEEGETLSLSNVELEEKETQPPRRYGQSRLIETMEKMGIGTKSTRHETIQKLYDRGYIESDPPRPTRLAVAVVEAAENYADRVVSEEMTAQLEADMDAIASGEAGLEDVTAESREMLEEIFASLADSRDEIGAHLRKSLKDDKRLGPCPDCGEDLLVRRSRHGSYFIGCDGYPDCENTLPLPSTGKPLILEQECDDHGLNEVKMLAGRQTFVHGCPLCTAEEAGEGPILGDCPDCGDEGGELAIKTLQSGSRLVGCTRYPDCEYSLPLPRRGEIEVTDSHCDEHELPELVIHSGDEPWELGCPICNYQEFQARESETGSDLEALDGVGAKTVEKLSNAGIDSIEDLTDADPDDVAASVEGISADRIRNWQVEA; translated from the coding sequence GTGGAACTGATCATCACCGAGAAGGACAACGCGGCGCGACGGATCGCTGACATTCTGAGTGGCGGCACGTTCGACTCGAGCCGAGAAAACGGCGTCAACGTCTACGAGTGGGGCGGCAAACGGTGCGTGGGGCTGTCGGGCCACGTCGTCGGCGTCGACTTCCCCGCGGAGTACTCCGATTGGCGCGACGTCGAGCCGGTCGAGCTCATCGACGCGCGGATCGAAAAGACCGCGACGAAAGAGAACATCGTCGCGACGCTCCGGATCCTCGCCCGGAAAGCGACTCGAGCGACGATCGCGACGGACTACGACCGCGAGGGCGAACTCATCGGCAAGGAAGCCTACGAGATCGTTCGCGACGCGAACGAGGACGTTCCGATTCGTCGCGTCCGGTTCTCCTCGATCACGGAGAACGAAGTTCAGAGCGCGTTCGACGAACCCGACGAACTCGATTTCGATCTCGCGGCGGCGGGCGAGGCCCGCCAGATCATCGATCTCGTCTGGGGCGCTGCACTCACGCGATTCCTCTCCCTTTCGTCCGGCCAACTCGGTAACGACTTCATCTCCGTCGGTCGGGTCCAGTCACCCACGCTCAAACTCATCGTCGACCGCGAACGCGAGATCGAGGCGTTCGATCCCGAGGAGTACTGGGAACTGTTCGGTGATCTCCAGAAAGCGGACGAGGACGACGCCTTCGAGTCCCAGTACTTCTATCGAGACGAGGACGACAACGAGGCCGAGCGCGTCTGGGACGAAGCGACCGCCGAGGAGGTCTACGACACGCTCTCGAGTCACGACGCGGCGACGGCCGTCGACGTCACCCGACGAACCCGGACGGACACCCCGCCGACGCCGTTCAACACGACGCAGTTCATCCGCGCCGCGGGCTCGCTGGGGTACTCCGCAAAGCGAGCGATGTCGATTGCGGAGGACCTCTACACGACCGGCTACATCACGTATCCACGGACCGACAACACCGTGTATCCGGACGACCTCGAGCCCGAGGACTTGCTCGACGAGTTCGTCGGCCACCCGACGCTCGGTGAGTCGGCCGAATCGCTTCTCGAGGCCGACGAGATCAGCCCGACGCGGGGCGACGAGGAGACGACGGATCACCCGCCGATTCATCCGACCGGCGAGATCCCGGCACGCGGGGACGTCTCCGACGACGAGTGGGAGGTGTTCGAACTCGTCGTGCGGCGCTTCTACGCGACGGTCGCCGATGCGGCCGTCTGGGAGCACCTCAAGGTCGTCGCATCGGTCGCGGACTGTCGGCTCAAGGCCAACGGCAAGCGACTGGTCGAGTCCGGCTATCACGACGTCTATCCCTATTTCAGCACCACCGAGAACTACGTCCCCGACGTCGAAGAAGGCGAGACGCTGTCGCTTTCGAACGTCGAACTCGAGGAAAAAGAGACCCAGCCGCCACGCCGGTACGGTCAGTCTCGGCTGATCGAGACGATGGAAAAGATGGGGATCGGCACCAAGAGTACGCGCCACGAAACGATCCAGAAGCTCTACGATCGCGGCTACATCGAGAGCGATCCACCCCGTCCGACCAGACTCGCCGTGGCCGTCGTCGAGGCAGCCGAGAACTACGCCGACCGCGTCGTCTCCGAGGAGATGACCGCACAGCTCGAAGCCGACATGGACGCCATCGCCTCGGGCGAGGCGGGACTCGAGGACGTCACCGCCGAATCGCGCGAGATGTTAGAGGAGATCTTCGCGAGCCTGGCCGACTCGCGCGACGAGATCGGAGCGCACCTCCGAAAGTCGCTCAAAGACGACAAGCGTCTCGGTCCCTGCCCCGACTGTGGCGAGGACCTGCTCGTTCGCCGGAGCCGCCACGGCTCGTACTTCATCGGCTGTGACGGTTATCCCGACTGCGAGAACACGCTCCCGCTCCCCTCGACTGGAAAGCCGTTGATTCTAGAACAGGAGTGCGACGACCACGGCCTGAACGAGGTGAAGATGCTCGCTGGCAGACAGACGTTCGTCCACGGCTGCCCACTCTGTACGGCCGAAGAGGCCGGCGAGGGACCAATCCTGGGGGACTGCCCCGACTGCGGCGACGAGGGTGGCGAGCTCGCAATCAAGACCCTTCAAAGCGGCTCACGGCTGGTCGGCTGCACCCGCTATCCCGACTGTGAGTACTCCCTTCCGCTTCCCCGCCGCGGCGAGATCGAAGTCACCGATTCCCACTGCGACGAACACGAACTTCCCGAACTCGTCATCCACAGCGGCGACGAGCCCTGGGAACTCGGCTGTCCGATCTGTAACTACCAGGAGTTTCAGGCTCGAGAGAGCGAAACCGGCTCCGACCTCGAGGCACTGGATGGGGTCGGCGCGAAGACCGTCGAGAAGCTCTCGAATGCGGGCATCGACAGCATCGAAGACCTGACCGACGCCGACCCGGACGACGTCGCGGCGTCGGTCGAGGGAATCAGTGCCGATCGCATCCGAAACTGGCAGGTCGAAGCCTGA
- a CDS encoding TlpA family protein disulfide reductase has protein sequence MNRRELVAGIGSVVLLAGAGGVMWRGLPAFADPADGSSDLEDAENQEKSGETDGSLEVPTIDANGSEAGALTVPDRRATVATFFVTGCGQCQAQMPRLAEAHSTLEERHGDDVAVLSVTYQTPETMPENELREWWADLGGNWSVGYDPSPSLAATYGAVGYPVTIVVDENGEKHWHENGVQRANRIVRAAESVLEAGGD, from the coding sequence GTGAATCGACGCGAACTGGTCGCCGGAATCGGGAGTGTTGTCCTTCTCGCCGGCGCAGGTGGAGTCATGTGGCGTGGGCTTCCCGCATTTGCCGATCCAGCGGATGGATCGTCGGACCTCGAGGATGCGGAAAATCAGGAGAAAAGCGGCGAAACGGACGGCTCGCTCGAGGTCCCGACGATCGACGCGAACGGGAGCGAGGCGGGGGCGCTCACCGTGCCGGACCGTCGCGCGACCGTCGCCACGTTCTTTGTCACCGGCTGTGGCCAGTGCCAGGCACAGATGCCGCGACTCGCGGAGGCGCATTCGACGCTCGAGGAGCGCCACGGAGACGACGTCGCCGTCCTCTCGGTCACGTACCAGACGCCGGAGACGATGCCCGAGAACGAACTCCGGGAGTGGTGGGCCGACCTCGGCGGCAACTGGTCCGTCGGTTACGACCCGAGTCCCAGCCTCGCGGCGACGTACGGTGCCGTTGGCTACCCCGTCACCATCGTCGTCGACGAAAACGGCGAGAAACACTGGCACGAAAACGGCGTCCAGAGAGCCAACCGAATCGTTCGAGCCGCCGAATCCGTTCTCGAGGCAGGTGGCGACTAG
- a CDS encoding aldo/keto reductase, giving the protein MEYTTLGNTGTTVSTLCYGTWRFGRNTGGVVETDREEAHDLLDACWDSGINFIDTANVYGDPDGTSETWIGEWLEEYDREDFVLASKVYFPFDGWGDPRPNDSGLGRKHIRRQIDGTLERLGTDYLDVYYIHRWDEDTPIRETLRTLTGLVEEGKVHHLGASSMAAWQLAKALWQSDVEGLERFDVTQPMVNAAEYDAVAEYLDVCADQNLAVCPYSPLAGGFLTGKYDRAPDGSVEAPDGSRGSLDDVFDDWYATEQAWDVLDEVQSVASEVDATPAQVSLRWLMDQERFTCVPIVGARTPDQLAENVGAVDVGLTDDQFERIGSARGDGEQ; this is encoded by the coding sequence ATGGAGTACACCACGCTCGGAAATACTGGTACCACGGTCTCCACGCTCTGTTATGGCACCTGGCGATTCGGCCGAAACACCGGCGGCGTCGTCGAAACCGATCGCGAGGAGGCACACGACCTGCTCGACGCCTGCTGGGACAGCGGGATCAACTTCATCGACACGGCGAACGTCTACGGCGACCCCGACGGTACCAGCGAGACGTGGATCGGCGAGTGGCTCGAAGAGTACGACCGCGAGGATTTCGTGCTCGCCTCGAAGGTCTACTTCCCCTTCGACGGCTGGGGTGACCCCCGACCGAACGACTCGGGACTCGGTCGCAAGCACATCCGCAGACAGATCGACGGAACTCTCGAGCGACTCGGCACGGACTACCTCGACGTCTACTACATCCACCGATGGGACGAGGACACCCCCATCCGCGAGACGCTTCGAACTCTGACCGGGCTCGTCGAGGAGGGGAAAGTTCACCACCTCGGCGCGAGTTCGATGGCGGCCTGGCAGCTCGCGAAGGCGCTGTGGCAAAGCGACGTTGAGGGACTCGAGCGCTTCGACGTCACCCAGCCGATGGTCAACGCGGCCGAGTACGACGCGGTCGCTGAGTATCTCGACGTCTGTGCCGACCAGAACCTCGCGGTCTGTCCGTACTCGCCGCTGGCCGGCGGTTTCCTGACCGGGAAATACGACCGCGCGCCGGACGGTTCCGTCGAAGCGCCGGACGGCTCGCGGGGGAGCCTCGACGACGTGTTCGACGACTGGTATGCGACCGAGCAGGCCTGGGACGTCCTCGATGAGGTCCAATCCGTCGCCAGCGAGGTCGATGCGACGCCAGCACAGGTATCGCTTCGCTGGTTGATGGACCAGGAACGATTTACCTGCGTTCCGATCGTCGGTGCCCGAACTCCCGATCAACTCGCAGAGAACGTCGGTGCCGTCGACGTCGGCCTGACGGACGACCAGTTCGAGCGCATCGGTTCGGCTCGAGGGGACGGAGAACAGTAG
- a CDS encoding heme o synthase gives MVSESFPSPIGTRRRFSGLLAATALGVYLLLIVGATTSLTDATSACSTWPTCHLPADPLNQTQLAIAWGHRIAAVLVGLLVAATVVAAVLGDVSRRVRWAILAGGTLYVVQVGIGAATATLGPAAITPGLHLGLGIVIFTSIVLALAWDLETETGSDDELQTPSPAPIESGSTAQARSLPSSRLTRRRLTAFAYFKMMKPRLMWLLCLVAAAGMALAAGPDLTPDVIVATLGGGVLAIGASGTFNHVLERDVDQRMSRTADRPLATELVPVRNAIAFGGLLTVASLSVFLTINTLAAALGLAAILFYSVVYTLLLKPNTVQNTVIGGAAGALPALIGWAAVTNEIGMPALALAGVIFLWTPAHFYNLALAYQDDYARGGFPMMPVVRGETETRKHIVYYIAATLVGTVGLAWITDLGVLYAATVAIFGGIFLWTAVTLHFEQTESAAFRSFHASNAFLGAILIVIVVDALVL, from the coding sequence GTGGTATCAGAGTCGTTTCCATCACCGATCGGGACGCGGCGACGCTTTTCAGGACTGCTCGCAGCGACCGCGTTGGGCGTCTATCTTCTGTTGATCGTCGGCGCGACGACCTCGCTTACGGACGCGACGTCCGCCTGTTCGACCTGGCCCACCTGTCACCTCCCCGCCGATCCGTTGAACCAGACCCAGCTCGCGATAGCCTGGGGCCATCGCATCGCCGCCGTTCTCGTCGGCCTGCTCGTCGCCGCGACCGTCGTCGCCGCCGTCCTCGGTGACGTCTCGAGGCGCGTTCGCTGGGCCATCCTCGCCGGCGGCACGCTCTACGTGGTTCAGGTCGGAATCGGCGCTGCGACCGCGACGCTCGGCCCGGCCGCGATCACGCCCGGCCTCCATCTCGGCCTCGGAATCGTGATCTTTACGTCGATCGTTCTCGCTCTCGCCTGGGATCTCGAGACCGAAACGGGAAGCGACGACGAACTGCAGACTCCGTCGCCCGCACCGATCGAAAGCGGGTCGACGGCGCAGGCCCGGTCCCTGCCCTCGAGTCGGCTCACGCGGAGACGGCTCACCGCGTTCGCGTACTTCAAGATGATGAAGCCGCGGCTGATGTGGCTGCTCTGTCTCGTCGCCGCGGCGGGGATGGCACTGGCGGCCGGTCCGGATCTGACGCCCGACGTGATCGTCGCCACGCTCGGCGGCGGCGTCCTCGCCATCGGCGCGTCCGGAACGTTCAACCACGTTCTCGAGCGCGACGTCGATCAGCGGATGTCGCGGACGGCCGATCGGCCGCTTGCAACCGAACTGGTTCCCGTCCGCAACGCGATCGCCTTCGGTGGACTGTTGACGGTCGCCTCGCTTTCCGTCTTCCTGACGATCAATACGCTCGCGGCCGCCCTCGGTCTCGCCGCGATCTTGTTCTACAGCGTCGTCTACACGCTGTTGCTCAAACCCAATACGGTCCAGAACACCGTCATCGGAGGTGCCGCCGGCGCGCTGCCGGCGCTCATCGGCTGGGCCGCCGTGACGAACGAGATCGGAATGCCCGCACTCGCACTCGCAGGCGTCATCTTCCTGTGGACGCCGGCGCACTTTTACAACCTCGCACTCGCCTATCAGGACGACTACGCTCGCGGCGGGTTTCCGATGATGCCGGTCGTCCGCGGCGAGACCGAGACGCGAAAACACATCGTCTACTACATCGCCGCGACGCTCGTCGGAACCGTTGGTCTCGCGTGGATCACCGATCTGGGCGTGCTCTATGCGGCGACGGTCGCGATCTTCGGCGGGATCTTCCTCTGGACCGCCGTTACCCTTCACTTCGAACAGACCGAGTCCGCGGCGTTCCGCTCGTTTCACGCGTCGAATGCGTTCCTCGGAGCGATCCTGATCGTGATCGTCGTCGATGCGCTGGTTCTGTGA
- a CDS encoding DUF7111 family protein — protein sequence MTDADGERIVETDGIVATYDETETERLLEFEGSEPTASGRATAGGTAAIAQNREGYAMLKVRPTADGDELERYYGFDMALDHAAELLGVSPQDLPIPPAADDMGM from the coding sequence ATGACCGATGCAGACGGCGAGCGGATCGTCGAGACCGACGGGATCGTCGCGACCTACGACGAGACGGAGACCGAGCGCCTCCTCGAGTTCGAGGGAAGCGAACCCACGGCCAGCGGGCGGGCCACCGCAGGCGGAACTGCCGCGATCGCACAGAACCGCGAGGGATACGCCATGTTGAAAGTACGACCCACGGCCGACGGCGACGAGCTAGAGCGCTACTACGGCTTCGACATGGCGCTCGATCACGCTGCCGAACTGCTCGGCGTCTCGCCCCAGGACCTTCCGATCCCGCCGGCAGCGGACGACATGGGAATGTAA
- a CDS encoding DUF3267 domain-containing protein codes for MSRTDSQTTASPLAEFRLTRAVASQWLVVSVVGFFAFAYTFGRVLAFARGRPLEPIVISPPDPASALGWIVVSVALVGTVVILHELLHGVAMRRYGGTPSYGVGVSQFVFPAAYATSGNAEYTRTQLIVVLIAPFVGLTGIGLALMAVYPTPLVLVVLAVNAAGSVGDLWMASILAQYPDGAQVVGLPDDERGFALAAPNGDSVDRLPRTVTLSRLVVGSIGTLVVLVASVLLVVFGSLAFGTGTVVIGDPTGRWFLVRHELRSGVAHLEVGASFVVGTSAVAGFVWALLAGILERTSDRLGPSE; via the coding sequence GTGAGTCGAACGGATTCGCAGACGACCGCCAGTCCGCTCGCCGAGTTTCGACTCACTCGAGCGGTCGCGTCGCAGTGGCTTGTCGTCTCCGTCGTCGGCTTTTTCGCGTTCGCCTACACGTTCGGACGCGTCCTCGCGTTCGCTCGTGGTCGCCCGCTCGAGCCGATCGTGATCTCTCCGCCCGATCCCGCGAGTGCGCTGGGATGGATCGTCGTCTCGGTCGCGCTCGTGGGAACCGTCGTTATCCTCCACGAACTGCTTCACGGCGTCGCGATGAGACGATACGGTGGAACGCCGAGCTACGGCGTCGGAGTCTCGCAGTTCGTCTTTCCCGCCGCCTACGCCACCTCCGGGAACGCAGAGTACACGCGAACGCAGCTGATCGTCGTCCTGATCGCCCCGTTCGTTGGACTCACCGGGATCGGTCTCGCTCTGATGGCCGTCTACCCGACGCCGCTGGTACTCGTCGTGCTCGCGGTGAACGCAGCCGGCTCGGTCGGTGACCTCTGGATGGCTTCGATCCTGGCTCAGTATCCCGACGGCGCGCAGGTGGTCGGCCTCCCCGACGACGAGCGCGGGTTCGCACTCGCGGCACCGAACGGCGACTCCGTCGACCGACTTCCCCGGACGGTCACGCTCTCGAGGCTGGTCGTCGGTTCGATCGGAACGCTCGTCGTGCTCGTCGCGTCGGTCCTCCTCGTCGTTTTCGGTTCGCTCGCGTTCGGAACGGGAACCGTCGTGATCGGCGATCCGACCGGCCGCTGGTTCCTCGTCCGTCACGAGCTTCGATCCGGCGTAGCTCACCTCGAGGTCGGCGCGTCGTTCGTCGTCGGAACGTCGGCCGTCGCCGGCTTCGTCTGGGCGCTCCTCGCCGGAATCCTCGAGCGTACGAGCGACCGGCTCGGGCCATCCGAATGA
- a CDS encoding PadR family transcriptional regulator, translating into MTKWLQSGRRRDICVLLAADGELRGQKVKSRLESHYDDRIDPKSFYGSLSALVDAGFVEKRTDGLHDAYALSDAGEQRTSAHYEWMRSCLRADGDTE; encoded by the coding sequence ATGACAAAGTGGCTCCAGAGCGGTCGTCGTCGGGATATCTGTGTCCTGCTCGCGGCCGACGGCGAGTTGCGGGGGCAGAAGGTGAAATCGCGCCTCGAGTCGCACTACGACGACCGGATCGATCCGAAATCGTTCTACGGCTCGCTATCGGCGCTCGTCGACGCCGGGTTCGTCGAAAAGCGGACGGACGGACTCCACGACGCGTACGCGCTCTCGGACGCCGGAGAGCAACGGACGAGCGCACACTACGAGTGGATGCGATCGTGTCTTCGGGCGGACGGAGACACGGAATGA
- a CDS encoding acyl-CoA dehydrogenase → MDFALSAEQTQIRQMVSEFVDEEIVPVAAEIDHEDEFPRDLIDEMADLGLLGMPFPEKYGGAGLDYHSYVIGLEEISRGSGGLGTVVAAHTSLAGNMLYEFGDERQKDEYLTPLAGGDDVGAFALSEAGAGSDVPAMETTAERDGDEYVLTGGKLWISNGSVADTVTVFAKTDPDAGNNGISSFIVRPEEDDGFVVEGTEEKLGDKGCPTAELRFDDLRLPEDRLLGEEGEGFVQALKTLNAGRITIAARGVGIARAAFDEAVSYANEREQFGRPIGEFQAIKHKLADMDTKIQAARMLMHRAADRKIRGEDYITEAAQAKLYASEVSREVANEGIQIHGGYGYTTDFPAERFYRDAKLNEIYEGTSEVLRNTIGDRLLED, encoded by the coding sequence ATGGACTTCGCACTCTCGGCCGAGCAGACCCAGATCCGCCAAATGGTATCCGAGTTCGTCGACGAGGAGATCGTTCCTGTCGCTGCGGAGATCGACCACGAGGACGAGTTTCCACGCGACCTCATCGACGAGATGGCGGACCTCGGGCTCCTCGGAATGCCCTTCCCCGAGAAGTACGGCGGCGCCGGGCTCGATTACCACTCTTACGTGATCGGTCTCGAGGAGATCTCTCGCGGCTCGGGAGGGCTCGGAACCGTCGTCGCCGCACACACTTCGCTCGCGGGCAACATGCTCTACGAGTTCGGAGACGAGCGCCAGAAAGACGAGTACCTCACGCCGCTGGCCGGGGGCGACGACGTCGGCGCGTTCGCCCTCTCGGAAGCCGGTGCGGGAAGCGACGTGCCGGCGATGGAGACGACCGCCGAGCGGGACGGAGACGAGTACGTCCTCACCGGGGGGAAACTCTGGATTTCGAACGGTTCGGTTGCCGACACCGTGACGGTGTTCGCCAAGACCGATCCCGACGCCGGGAACAACGGGATTTCCTCGTTCATCGTCCGCCCCGAGGAGGACGACGGATTCGTCGTCGAGGGGACGGAGGAGAAACTCGGGGACAAGGGCTGTCCGACCGCCGAGCTCCGATTCGACGACCTCCGTCTCCCCGAGGACCGGTTGCTGGGCGAGGAGGGTGAGGGCTTCGTTCAGGCGCTCAAAACGCTCAACGCCGGTCGGATCACGATCGCCGCACGCGGCGTCGGCATCGCTCGAGCCGCCTTCGACGAGGCCGTCTCCTATGCGAACGAGCGCGAGCAGTTCGGTCGGCCGATCGGGGAGTTCCAGGCGATCAAGCACAAGCTCGCGGACATGGACACGAAGATTCAGGCCGCACGCATGCTGATGCACCGGGCCGCAGACAGGAAAATACGCGGCGAGGACTACATCACTGAGGCGGCCCAGGCGAAGCTGTACGCCAGCGAGGTCAGCCGTGAGGTCGCAAACGAGGGGATCCAGATTCACGGCGGCTACGGCTACACGACGGACTTCCCGGCCGAACGATTCTACCGCGACGCCAAACTCAACGAGATCTACGAGGGGACGAGCGAAGTGTTACGCAACACGATCGGTGACCGGCTGCTCGAGGATTGA
- a CDS encoding phytoene/squalene synthase family protein → MTPAQSEITTNADLEWCYDAVHGVSRTFSITIDRLEEPMARHICLGYLLCRIADTIEDAGHIPPKTQTDLLNEYDRLLDHEDDRAVETFMTDVEPWIPEEANEDWEVVAQTPRVLRTFESLEDEPREIMREPVRELVDGMAMFTARYADEGGLRLQTLEELEEYCWYAAGTVGTLITGLVARGASQERADEMRSNARSFALLLQLVNIAKDVDADYREENNVYLPAEWLEEEDVALDAVTDEENHGGVTNVIRRVTGRAETYLDDAQRYLEVVPEQHGNRLSAWAIPYLLAVGTMRELRERPEDVVREGDVKITRAEVYALLQTFEDDVSRSHLDELRSEMAERPLHQ, encoded by the coding sequence ATGACTCCCGCCCAGTCAGAAATCACAACCAACGCCGACCTTGAGTGGTGTTACGACGCGGTTCACGGCGTCTCACGGACTTTCTCGATCACGATCGACCGTCTCGAGGAGCCGATGGCGAGACACATCTGTCTCGGCTACCTCCTCTGTCGAATAGCTGACACGATCGAAGATGCGGGACACATTCCTCCGAAAACGCAAACGGACCTGCTGAACGAGTACGACCGGCTTCTCGATCACGAGGACGACCGGGCGGTCGAGACGTTCATGACCGACGTCGAACCGTGGATTCCCGAAGAAGCAAACGAGGACTGGGAGGTCGTCGCACAAACGCCGCGGGTGTTACGAACCTTCGAATCGCTCGAGGACGAACCCCGCGAAATCATGCGCGAACCGGTTCGCGAACTCGTCGACGGGATGGCCATGTTCACCGCACGGTACGCCGACGAGGGCGGGCTCCGACTCCAGACGCTCGAGGAACTCGAGGAGTACTGCTGGTACGCAGCGGGAACCGTCGGAACGCTCATCACGGGGCTGGTCGCTCGCGGGGCCTCCCAGGAACGAGCCGACGAGATGCGATCGAACGCCAGATCGTTCGCGCTGCTTTTACAGCTGGTCAACATCGCGAAGGACGTCGACGCGGATTATCGCGAGGAGAACAACGTCTACCTCCCCGCTGAGTGGCTCGAAGAAGAGGACGTCGCCCTCGACGCGGTCACCGACGAAGAGAATCACGGCGGCGTAACGAACGTCATCCGTCGGGTCACGGGCCGCGCCGAGACGTACCTCGACGACGCTCAGCGGTACCTCGAGGTCGTCCCCGAACAACACGGCAACCGGCTCTCGGCCTGGGCGATTCCCTACCTGCTCGCGGTCGGCACGATGCGCGAACTTCGCGAGCGTCCGGAAGACGTCGTTCGCGAGGGTGACGTGAAGATCACTCGAGCCGAGGTGTACGCACTGCTTCAGACGTTCGAAGACGACGTTTCGCGCTCGCACCTCGACGAACTCCGAAGCGAAATGGCGGAACGACCGCTTCATCAGTAG
- a CDS encoding 3-hydroxyacyl-CoA dehydrogenase family protein: protein MLRTEIDRIGVVGAGTMGSGIAQVGATHSYNVVMRDLEPELIEDGIATVESSLERLESREDLEESSDRIRDRIEGTTAIDALADCDLVVEAAVESLSIKREIFADLEGVCGEDVLLATNTSTLSITSIASVLDRPERVVGIHFMNPVPIMDGVEIVVGEKTTDEVTELAHEVARTLGKTTWESDDKPGFVTNRILMPWINEGIRVFDEGVATRDDIDAGMELGTNVPMGPLSLADHIGLDICLHASETLYEELGERFKPAYLLKRKVEAGDLGKKTGTGFYDYE from the coding sequence ATGCTCCGAACTGAAATCGACCGGATCGGCGTCGTCGGTGCGGGAACGATGGGGAGCGGGATCGCACAGGTCGGCGCGACCCACAGCTACAACGTCGTGATGCGTGATCTCGAACCCGAGCTGATTGAGGACGGTATCGCGACGGTCGAAAGTAGCCTCGAGCGCCTCGAGTCACGCGAGGATCTCGAGGAGTCATCCGACCGAATCCGCGACCGGATCGAGGGAACGACGGCGATCGACGCGTTGGCCGATTGCGATCTCGTGGTCGAGGCCGCAGTCGAGAGCCTCTCGATCAAACGGGAAATCTTCGCGGATCTCGAGGGGGTCTGCGGCGAGGACGTCCTGCTTGCGACGAACACGAGTACGCTATCGATCACGTCGATCGCCTCGGTGCTCGACCGGCCCGAACGCGTCGTCGGTATCCACTTCATGAATCCCGTTCCGATCATGGACGGCGTCGAGATCGTCGTCGGAGAAAAGACCACCGACGAGGTGACCGAACTCGCACACGAGGTGGCACGAACCCTCGGAAAGACGACCTGGGAGTCCGACGACAAACCGGGGTTCGTCACGAACCGGATCCTCATGCCCTGGATAAACGAGGGGATTCGGGTGTTCGACGAAGGCGTCGCGACGAGGGACGACATCGACGCCGGGATGGAACTCGGAACCAACGTTCCGATGGGACCTCTGAGCCTGGCAGATCACATCGGACTCGACATCTGTCTACACGCCTCCGAGACGTTGTACGAGGAACTCGGAGAGCGATTCAAGCCGGCCTACCTCCTCAAACGAAAGGTCGAAGCGGGCGATCTCGGAAAGAAGACGGGAACTGGCTTCTACGACTACGAGTGA
- a CDS encoding helix-hairpin-helix domain-containing protein gives MSNEHVAGESAAIDVEIDSDERDALEAANVDAVDVTARDCSYRVLLDAGVDEEIADALRRRFSLPWSFETDGDLDRRSTEVKGLGDGERAWIAASEDDGWQAFERAHSRATRGESDDVARPWPRPTPVEAVAGIGPEDADALAEAGIVSAERLATIDATQIADVLEFDVLHVRTWRYNARELIE, from the coding sequence GTGAGTAACGAACACGTCGCTGGCGAATCAGCCGCAATCGACGTCGAAATCGACTCCGACGAACGGGACGCACTCGAGGCGGCGAACGTCGACGCAGTCGACGTCACGGCCAGAGACTGCTCCTATCGAGTGCTGCTCGATGCCGGCGTCGACGAAGAAATCGCGGACGCACTCCGCAGACGGTTCTCGCTTCCGTGGTCGTTCGAGACGGACGGCGACCTCGATCGTCGATCCACCGAGGTCAAGGGTCTCGGAGACGGCGAACGTGCGTGGATCGCCGCCAGCGAAGACGACGGCTGGCAGGCGTTCGAACGTGCACACTCACGGGCGACTCGAGGCGAAAGCGACGACGTGGCCCGCCCCTGGCCACGACCGACGCCGGTCGAGGCGGTCGCGGGTATCGGTCCCGAGGATGCCGACGCGCTGGCCGAAGCCGGAATCGTCTCGGCCGAGCGTCTCGCCACGATCGACGCGACCCAGATCGCAGACGTACTCGAGTTCGACGTCTTGCACGTCCGAACCTGGCGATACAACGCTCGCGAACTGATCGAGTGA